A single region of the Actinoplanes sp. SE50/110 genome encodes:
- a CDS encoding sulfurtransferase gives MSRDNALVSADWAEKNLDTPGIVFVEVDEDTTAYDGGHIPGAIKIDWKQDLQDPVRRDFVNQEQFSALLSERGISNDDTVILYGGNNNWFAAYAFWYFKLYGHESVKLLDGGRKKWELDARVYTKDAPSRAQTSYQAKAPNLEIRAFRDEVVQAIGVKNLVDVRSPDEFAGRLLAPAHLPQEQSQRAGHIPTAISVPWSKAANEDGTFKSDEELAKIYGDAGLDGSKDTIAYCRIGERSSHTWFVLKELLGQQNVKNYDGSWTEYGSLIGVPIALGDEPGKA, from the coding sequence ATGAGTCGCGACAACGCACTCGTTTCGGCCGACTGGGCCGAGAAGAACCTGGACACCCCGGGCATCGTCTTCGTCGAGGTCGACGAGGACACCACCGCGTACGACGGTGGCCACATCCCCGGTGCCATCAAGATCGACTGGAAGCAGGACCTGCAGGACCCGGTCCGTCGCGACTTCGTCAACCAGGAGCAGTTCTCCGCGCTGCTGTCCGAGCGCGGGATCAGCAACGACGACACCGTCATCCTGTACGGCGGCAACAACAACTGGTTCGCCGCCTACGCGTTCTGGTACTTCAAGCTGTACGGCCACGAGTCGGTCAAGCTGCTCGACGGTGGCCGCAAGAAGTGGGAGCTGGACGCCCGCGTCTACACCAAGGACGCGCCGAGCCGCGCCCAGACGTCGTACCAGGCCAAGGCGCCGAACCTGGAGATCCGCGCGTTCCGCGACGAGGTCGTCCAGGCGATCGGGGTGAAGAACCTGGTCGACGTGCGCAGCCCCGACGAGTTCGCCGGCCGCCTGCTCGCCCCCGCGCACCTGCCGCAGGAGCAGTCGCAGCGGGCCGGGCACATCCCGACCGCGATCAGCGTGCCGTGGAGCAAGGCCGCCAACGAGGACGGCACGTTCAAGTCCGACGAGGAACTCGCCAAGATCTACGGCGACGCCGGCCTGGACGGCAGCAAGGACACCATCGCGTACTGCCGGATCGGCGAGCGCTCCTCGCACACCTGGTTCGTGCTCAAGGAACTGCTGGGCCAGCAGAACGTCAAGAACTACGACGGTTCCTGGACCGAGTACGGCTCCCTCATCGGCGTGCCGATCGCCCTCGGCGACGAGCCCGGAAAGGCCTGA
- a CDS encoding response regulator transcription factor, with translation MEILLLVTARAGEPSAVLPALDLLPHSVRTAPRDVRTLVSGPSPDAVLVDARSELSEARATCRMLHATGIGVPLIAVVTEAGLIALNADWGVDDVILASAGPAEVEARLRLSVGRLTNATAGAGGSIRAGELNIDPDTYAAKLKGRPLDLTYKEFELLKFLAQHPGRVFTRDQLLREVWGYDYFGGTRTVDVHVRRLRAKLGSEYESMIGTVRQVGYKFVVPPSGRQLPDNAPVSLPV, from the coding sequence GTGGAGATCCTTCTGTTGGTGACGGCACGTGCCGGTGAGCCATCCGCCGTGCTGCCCGCCCTGGACCTGCTTCCCCACTCGGTCAGGACCGCCCCGCGCGACGTGCGCACCCTGGTTTCCGGGCCGAGCCCGGACGCGGTGCTGGTCGACGCCCGCTCGGAGCTCTCCGAGGCGCGGGCCACCTGCCGCATGCTGCACGCCACCGGCATCGGCGTCCCGCTGATCGCGGTGGTCACCGAGGCCGGCCTGATCGCGCTGAACGCGGACTGGGGCGTCGACGACGTGATCCTGGCCAGCGCCGGCCCGGCCGAGGTCGAGGCCCGGCTGCGGCTCAGTGTCGGCCGGCTCACCAACGCGACCGCCGGCGCCGGCGGCTCGATCCGCGCCGGTGAGCTCAACATCGACCCGGACACCTACGCCGCGAAGCTCAAGGGCCGCCCGCTCGATCTCACCTACAAGGAGTTCGAGCTGCTGAAATTCCTGGCCCAGCACCCGGGCCGGGTGTTCACCCGCGACCAGCTGCTGCGCGAGGTCTGGGGTTACGACTACTTCGGCGGCACCCGCACGGTCGACGTGCACGTCCGGCGCCTGCGGGCCAAGCTCGGGTCGGAGTACGAGTCGATGATCGGCACCGTGCGTCAGGTCGGCTACAAGTTCGTGGTCCCGCCGTCCGGCCGGCAGCTGCCCGACAACGCGCCGGTGTCGCTGCCGGTCTAA
- a CDS encoding Ms5788A family Cys-rich leader peptide, translating to MSLLLTKRRAIDLCRVAACLCRSV from the coding sequence ATGAGCCTGTTGCTCACGAAAAGGCGCGCGATCGACCTGTGTCGCGTGGCCGCGTGCCTGTGTCGCTCCGTCTGA
- a CDS encoding DUF2993 domain-containing protein — MAEVYETAPRRRRRGRGVLIILVILLVIVLGVAFVVDRFGRSFAEGVISDKVAGQIRAQKASSDTPDVTIEGFPFVTQVLDGHYQEIHIEVPHLTAPVDKTRKINLALLDIHAQDVKASLDTLRNGSGDVVVGTVTGVSTIDYPQLVELIGQKGVKLSAKDGKLIGAATVTALGQQVDLTGAAKLTVVDGGIRVRFSDVRATNLPNVPLIQNLIDAQAQRMSLDLAVPKLPLQLRVQSVAAGDDGLKVQFGAQNVNLNAGGL, encoded by the coding sequence GTGGCCGAGGTGTACGAGACCGCTCCGCGTCGCCGTCGGCGGGGCCGCGGCGTGCTGATCATTCTGGTCATCCTGCTGGTCATCGTGCTGGGTGTCGCGTTCGTGGTGGATCGCTTCGGCCGGTCGTTCGCCGAGGGCGTCATCTCCGACAAGGTCGCCGGGCAGATCCGGGCACAGAAGGCGTCCAGTGACACCCCGGACGTGACCATCGAGGGCTTCCCGTTCGTCACCCAGGTGCTCGACGGGCACTACCAGGAAATCCACATCGAGGTGCCGCACCTCACCGCCCCGGTGGACAAGACCCGGAAGATCAACCTGGCACTGCTCGACATCCACGCGCAGGACGTGAAGGCGTCGCTGGACACGCTGCGCAACGGCTCGGGCGACGTGGTGGTCGGCACCGTGACCGGGGTCAGCACGATCGACTACCCGCAGTTGGTCGAGCTGATCGGGCAGAAGGGTGTGAAGCTCTCCGCGAAGGACGGCAAGCTGATCGGCGCGGCCACCGTCACCGCGCTCGGCCAGCAGGTCGATCTGACCGGCGCGGCCAAGCTCACCGTGGTCGACGGCGGGATCCGGGTGCGGTTCTCCGACGTGCGGGCCACCAATCTGCCGAACGTCCCGCTGATCCAGAACCTGATCGACGCCCAGGCGCAGCGGATGTCCCTCGATCTGGCCGTGCCGAAACTGCCGCTGCAACTCAGGGTGCAATCCGTCGCGGCCGGCGACGACGGGCTGAAAGTCCAGTTCGGGGCGCAGAACGTGAATCTCAACGCCGGCGGCCTGTGA
- the mshD gene encoding mycothiol synthase — MQRLPAAEIDAVLALTEAAGYPLSEDVELRLRNGGGDHLLAHAADGSLAGYAFLEDGAGELVVHPAHRRQGHGSRLLDAAGPGELRFWAHGDDPAARAFAERRGFLRDRVLWQMRRSLLEPLPDIPLPAGVTVRGFRPGSDEQAWLEVNARAFAHHPEQGRWTLDDLLLREGEPWFDPAGFLLAVDVTDRLLGFHWTKVHTDTDPPLGEIYVLGVDPAGHRRGLGAALSVAGLKHLAGRGLEVSNLYVDESNTAAVRLYRYLGFEVHHADINYRRPA, encoded by the coding sequence ATGCAGAGATTGCCCGCCGCCGAGATCGACGCTGTCCTGGCCCTGACCGAGGCGGCGGGCTATCCGCTCTCCGAGGATGTCGAGCTGCGCCTGCGCAACGGCGGCGGCGATCACCTCCTCGCACACGCCGCGGACGGCTCCCTGGCCGGCTACGCCTTCCTCGAGGACGGCGCCGGCGAGCTGGTCGTCCACCCGGCGCACCGCCGCCAGGGGCACGGCAGCCGGCTGCTCGACGCGGCCGGCCCGGGCGAGCTCCGGTTCTGGGCGCACGGTGACGATCCCGCCGCCCGGGCCTTCGCCGAGCGGCGCGGCTTCCTGCGCGACCGGGTGCTCTGGCAGATGCGCCGTTCCCTGCTGGAGCCGCTGCCCGACATCCCCCTGCCGGCCGGGGTGACCGTCCGCGGCTTCCGCCCCGGCTCCGACGAGCAGGCCTGGCTCGAGGTGAACGCGCGGGCCTTCGCCCACCACCCGGAGCAGGGCCGCTGGACTCTCGACGATCTGTTGCTGCGCGAGGGCGAGCCGTGGTTCGACCCGGCCGGTTTCCTGCTCGCCGTCGACGTGACGGACCGGCTGCTCGGCTTCCACTGGACCAAGGTGCACACCGACACCGACCCGCCGCTGGGCGAGATCTACGTGCTCGGGGTCGACCCGGCCGGGCACCGGCGCGGCCTGGGCGCGGCGCTGAGCGTGGCCGGGCTGAAGCATCTCGCCGGCCGCGGACTCGAGGTCTCCAACCTCTATGTGGACGAGTCGAACACCGCTGCGGTGCGGCTCTACCGGTATCTCGGGTTCGAGGTCCACCACGCGGACATCAACTACCGCCGCCCCGCTTGA